The following coding sequences lie in one Methanopyrus sp. SNP6 genomic window:
- a CDS encoding HTH domain-containing protein yields the protein MARDDEIAVLTQSRLERVARSRPRGDLWEFLKRAYEKGVKIDAGHLIILSVLEEANRLLDQLSKTVGEKRAKQILKDAGIYTKTGNYVSGELLKEYISRESRVAVHNRVKDLRKMGFKIDGKPGPDGGYSLIQVPEWYRKSSRKD from the coding sequence GTGGCGCGTGACGACGAGATTGCCGTACTCACGCAGTCTAGGCTGGAGCGTGTCGCGAGGAGTCGCCCCAGAGGTGATCTGTGGGAGTTCTTGAAGCGAGCGTACGAGAAAGGCGTGAAGATAGACGCGGGTCACCTCATCATTCTGTCCGTGTTGGAGGAAGCGAACAGGCTGCTAGATCAGCTCTCAAAAACCGTGGGCGAAAAGCGTGCAAAGCAAATATTGAAAGATGCTGGTATCTACACTAAAACCGGCAATTATGTGAGTGGTGAACTACTTAAAGAGTACATCAGTCGAGAGAGTCGCGTAGCCGTCCACAATAGGGTGAAAGATCTCCGTAAGATGGGCTTCAAAATCGACGGAAAGCCCGGTCCCGATGGAGGTTATTCACTGATCCAAGTTCCGGAATGGTACCGGAAGAGTTCACGTAAGGATTAA
- the nadC gene encoding carboxylating nicotinate-nucleotide diphosphorylase translates to MLLNEVKVRKIVELALAEDIGRADLTSSIVEGDRAEAEIVAKEEGVVSGTLPARLTFELLDCEVDTLVEDGERIQPGDIVLKAYGEATSLLAAERVALNFLMRLSGIATATRKVVERVREVNPDVIVAATRKVHPITGFLEKKAVSDGGGDPHRFGLDDAVLIKDNHLTLVGSVRDAVRRARERVGFTKVIGVEVESIEDAVEAAKAGANHVLLDNMKPAEVRRAVNEVRKVREDVILEASGGITPENAPEYAETGVDVISLGWLTHSAPALDLSMRVRMP, encoded by the coding sequence GTGCTCCTGAATGAGGTCAAGGTACGGAAGATCGTGGAGCTAGCACTGGCGGAAGACATCGGCCGTGCGGATCTCACCTCCTCCATCGTAGAAGGTGATCGGGCAGAGGCGGAGATCGTGGCGAAAGAGGAGGGCGTCGTTTCGGGAACGCTCCCGGCCCGACTGACGTTTGAACTCCTAGACTGCGAAGTCGACACGCTAGTTGAGGACGGCGAACGAATTCAACCCGGTGACATCGTGCTGAAAGCCTATGGAGAGGCTACGTCCCTACTCGCAGCGGAACGGGTTGCGCTCAACTTCCTCATGCGGCTGTCCGGGATCGCGACGGCTACTCGGAAGGTCGTCGAGAGAGTCCGTGAGGTGAATCCGGACGTTATTGTAGCCGCGACCAGGAAAGTCCACCCAATCACGGGGTTTCTCGAGAAGAAGGCGGTATCGGATGGGGGAGGAGATCCTCACCGGTTCGGCCTGGACGATGCCGTTCTGATCAAAGATAACCACCTGACGCTGGTCGGATCGGTCCGGGATGCCGTGAGGCGGGCAAGGGAACGGGTGGGTTTCACCAAAGTAATCGGTGTGGAAGTCGAGTCGATCGAAGACGCCGTTGAGGCCGCGAAGGCGGGTGCGAATCACGTGTTACTGGATAATATGAAACCGGCGGAGGTCCGGCGGGCGGTGAACGAGGTTCGAAAAGTCCGTGAAGATGTGATCCTAGAAGCTTCCGGCGGCATTACGCCCGAGAACGCACCCGAGTACGCGGAAACCGGAGTTGACGTGATCTCGCTCGGGTGGTTGACACACTCCGCGCCGGCCTTGGATCTTAGCATGCGGGTTCGAATGCCATGA
- a CDS encoding multiprotein bridging factor aMBF1: MEERTRCEICGRVVDGRPKVVKVEGSELRVCEECAKFGRKVVKPGLRREERTQREQRPRRRLIGARRRPRGLDPFSEGLEVVPDYDERVREARERRGWSQKDLARKIGEKVSVIRRIESGKMEPDVELARKLERVLEIELLERVSEEDTGSVGIESDELTLGDVVEIRKK; encoded by the coding sequence TTGGAAGAGCGAACTAGGTGCGAGATATGCGGACGCGTGGTCGACGGTCGACCTAAGGTCGTGAAGGTGGAAGGATCGGAACTGCGAGTGTGCGAGGAATGTGCCAAGTTCGGCCGGAAGGTAGTCAAGCCGGGACTTCGCCGTGAGGAACGGACGCAGCGTGAGCAGCGTCCACGGCGCAGACTCATCGGCGCAAGACGAAGACCGAGAGGGCTCGATCCCTTCAGCGAGGGTCTGGAGGTAGTCCCAGATTATGACGAGCGCGTCCGCGAGGCTAGAGAACGTAGAGGTTGGAGCCAGAAGGACCTAGCTAGGAAGATCGGGGAGAAGGTTTCGGTGATCCGACGTATTGAGTCTGGTAAGATGGAACCGGACGTCGAGTTGGCGCGCAAGCTGGAGCGGGTTTTGGAAATAGAGCTCCTAGAGCGGGTGAGTGAAGAGGACACCGGATCCGTGGGAATAGAGAGCGACGAGCTGACGTTAGGTGATGTGGTAGAAATTAGGAAGAAGTGA
- a CDS encoding DUF356 domain-containing protein — protein sequence MVIRSDSYEKILTSLSDIERYAGIKILGKPRIMDPEVADTIVRELLGEVRRRYPVAAVARVEGEPAEIIRKISDIHPPAHLIVITPRHGDVYRGIARRFGKLEELRGYHSPKRRIEDDREKEGRETAR from the coding sequence GTGGTGATCAGGTCGGATTCTTACGAGAAGATACTCACAAGCTTGTCGGATATCGAAAGGTATGCGGGTATTAAAATCTTGGGCAAACCGAGAATTATGGATCCGGAAGTTGCCGACACGATAGTACGGGAGCTTTTGGGCGAGGTGCGAAGAAGGTATCCAGTGGCCGCGGTCGCTCGCGTAGAAGGTGAACCGGCTGAAATTATTCGGAAGATCTCTGACATCCATCCTCCGGCTCATCTGATCGTTATAACACCCAGGCACGGTGACGTGTACAGGGGAATAGCCCGCAGGTTCGGAAAGCTCGAGGAGCTTCGCGGATACCACTCGCCTAAGCGGAGGATCGAAGATGATAGGGAGAAGGAAGGTCGAGAGACTGCTCGATGA
- a CDS encoding MazG nucleotide pyrophosphohydrolase domain-containing protein, protein MNLVAEAVRRFKSVDLIRSQILGLKGLLPRKDRAVEVSTGARLVEEAIEVRNVVRSGDREALIEELGDLLIEIEAFLTAHDIDLEEIVERQRTKQRELGQMEG, encoded by the coding sequence TTGAACCTCGTAGCTGAGGCCGTCAGAAGGTTCAAGTCGGTTGATCTGATACGCTCTCAAATCCTCGGCCTTAAGGGGTTACTGCCACGGAAGGATCGAGCGGTAGAGGTGTCCACCGGCGCGAGACTCGTGGAGGAGGCTATCGAGGTTAGGAACGTGGTACGTTCCGGCGACCGGGAAGCGCTCATTGAGGAGCTGGGTGACCTACTGATAGAGATCGAAGCGTTTCTCACAGCTCACGATATCGACCTAGAGGAGATCGTAGAGAGACAGCGGACTAAGCAGCGGGAACTCGGACAGATGGAGGGATGA
- the hflX gene encoding GTPase HflX: MPSRPRAVLVERLEWGQESRIDELKELAESAGYDVVGSFRQVRHEDPRHHIGEGKVKELAEFVRENDVDKVIFENEIKPVQAFNLAGELGVEVIDRFQLILEIFAQRARTREAKLQVKLAQLKYELPRAREMVNLAKKEERPGFRGLGKYEADKYEEMIRRKIAKIERELRRIEKDRELKRKHRHRLGFELVTLAGYTCAGKSTLMRTLTDEAVYVDSKMFSTLDTKTRAVDLDGHRVLLTDTVGFVDNLPHWLVESFKSTLEETAQADLILLVVDVSDELPEIKRKLRVCHRTLDEIGAEGPIVTALNKADLIGWEEAERRLRELEGYVSHPVAVSAKTGEGLDDLKAKMRKVLSRYWKNVRIELPMRNETMRVVSKLHELGNVLDERWSNDGVEVFLEVSEKALGTVRGTVKGFGKVEILD; this comes from the coding sequence TTGCCCAGTCGCCCTCGGGCGGTTTTGGTTGAACGGTTGGAGTGGGGACAAGAGAGCCGCATCGATGAACTGAAAGAGCTGGCCGAATCCGCCGGCTACGACGTCGTCGGCTCGTTCAGACAGGTCCGTCATGAAGACCCCAGGCACCATATAGGAGAAGGAAAAGTCAAAGAACTGGCCGAGTTCGTGCGCGAGAACGACGTGGACAAAGTCATCTTCGAAAACGAGATTAAGCCTGTCCAGGCGTTCAACCTGGCAGGTGAGCTGGGAGTCGAGGTAATCGACAGGTTCCAGTTGATCCTAGAGATATTCGCACAGAGAGCTCGAACCCGCGAAGCCAAACTGCAAGTGAAGCTCGCGCAGCTCAAGTACGAACTTCCCAGGGCACGTGAGATGGTGAACCTAGCTAAAAAGGAGGAACGTCCGGGTTTCCGCGGTCTCGGTAAGTATGAAGCCGACAAATACGAGGAAATGATTCGACGGAAGATCGCCAAGATAGAGCGTGAACTCCGACGGATCGAGAAAGATCGAGAGCTCAAGAGGAAGCACCGACATAGGTTAGGGTTCGAACTGGTTACATTGGCCGGGTACACATGCGCGGGTAAAAGCACCCTAATGCGGACCCTAACCGACGAGGCTGTTTACGTGGATTCCAAGATGTTCTCCACGCTGGATACCAAAACTAGGGCCGTAGACCTGGATGGACACCGCGTACTACTCACCGACACCGTCGGATTCGTGGATAACTTACCTCACTGGCTCGTGGAGTCTTTCAAATCGACTCTTGAGGAAACCGCCCAAGCCGACCTGATTCTGCTGGTGGTAGACGTCAGTGACGAGTTACCGGAGATCAAGCGTAAACTCCGGGTGTGCCACAGGACGTTGGATGAGATAGGCGCTGAGGGTCCCATCGTAACGGCGCTCAACAAGGCGGACTTGATAGGATGGGAGGAAGCGGAGCGACGCCTCCGGGAACTGGAAGGGTACGTGTCCCATCCGGTGGCCGTTTCCGCTAAGACCGGGGAAGGTCTAGACGACCTCAAGGCCAAGATGCGTAAGGTGCTCTCCAGGTACTGGAAGAACGTCCGTATCGAGCTACCGATGAGGAACGAAACCATGCGGGTTGTTTCGAAACTGCATGAGCTCGGAAACGTGTTAGACGAGCGTTGGTCGAACGACGGTGTTGAGGTGTTCCTCGAGGTCAGTGAAAAGGCCCTTGGAACCGTGAGAGGTACCGTGAAAGGATTCGGTAAAGTGGAGATATTGGATTAA
- a CDS encoding cyclopropane-fatty-acyl-phospholipid synthase family protein: MIGRRKVERLLDEFPDEVEYHRSDGHVVTCPTELYFVPTPIETVVRILRKLELTPENRVVDLGCGDGRFVISAAYLYGCEGVGVDVREDVLELALTKSETLGVDDKTIFIHSDVRDVNLRELDPDVVFVYLVPSLLEEISEELVSCGATIVSYTFEVPGLGAPEVLRLDDLRRAYVYRGVSH; the protein is encoded by the coding sequence ATGATAGGGAGAAGGAAGGTCGAGAGACTGCTCGATGAGTTCCCGGACGAAGTTGAGTATCACCGGAGCGACGGTCATGTGGTGACGTGCCCAACGGAGCTATACTTCGTACCGACACCCATCGAGACCGTAGTTAGGATCCTTCGAAAGCTGGAGTTAACCCCTGAAAATAGGGTGGTGGATCTGGGTTGCGGAGACGGTCGCTTCGTGATCTCGGCTGCCTACCTGTACGGGTGTGAAGGGGTGGGAGTGGACGTACGGGAGGATGTACTCGAGTTAGCCCTCACAAAATCCGAGACGCTTGGGGTAGACGATAAGACCATCTTCATACATTCTGACGTCCGGGACGTCAACTTGCGGGAGTTGGACCCGGACGTCGTATTTGTGTATTTAGTGCCTTCCCTTCTCGAGGAAATATCGGAGGAACTGGTATCGTGCGGAGCTACCATTGTGAGCTATACCTTCGAGGTTCCAGGATTAGGCGCACCGGAGGTGCTGCGACTGGACGATTTACGACGCGCTTACGTGTACAGGGGAGTCTCACATTGA
- a CDS encoding DUF1152 domain-containing protein, giving the protein MYLAEVAGIEEPSTVAILGIGGGGDIVGACHTYRWVREGIEPERLVLGGLTWERAVVDPEPGPRSRDEIIGDVEWIHERIGILRGRARPKLGREFAESRVRRVLRRMGHRDVEVVLVDVSGGVKGTVDGLKALIEHFELDVVFGIDVGGDALARGDEPGVESQLADSIMTCSLSKLEEAVLGVFGWGSDGELTREELRRRFSEIAAEGGYLGAIGLTGRDVEFLKKLAEVVETEASLIPLRAAVEGEFGPLEIRGGYRTVELGPASVCTFYFDPEVVARNSLLCKIVDSTESVEEAHERIREELDIKTELDWERERAER; this is encoded by the coding sequence TTGTACTTAGCCGAAGTGGCCGGGATCGAGGAGCCTAGTACCGTTGCCATCTTGGGTATCGGAGGCGGTGGCGATATCGTTGGAGCCTGTCACACATACCGATGGGTGAGAGAAGGGATCGAGCCGGAGCGCTTGGTCCTCGGAGGGCTTACCTGGGAGCGTGCCGTCGTCGATCCGGAGCCCGGTCCTCGATCGCGCGACGAAATCATAGGAGACGTTGAATGGATCCACGAGCGTATTGGAATACTCCGCGGGAGGGCGAGGCCTAAACTGGGACGGGAGTTCGCGGAGTCACGCGTCCGACGCGTATTGAGGAGGATGGGGCACCGCGACGTGGAGGTCGTACTGGTGGACGTCAGTGGAGGCGTGAAAGGAACCGTGGACGGCCTCAAGGCGCTGATCGAACACTTCGAGCTGGACGTTGTCTTCGGAATCGACGTGGGTGGAGACGCGTTAGCTAGGGGTGACGAGCCCGGAGTCGAGAGCCAACTGGCCGATTCTATCATGACTTGTTCGCTGTCGAAGCTCGAAGAGGCCGTGCTCGGAGTTTTCGGCTGGGGGTCCGACGGTGAGCTAACCAGAGAAGAGCTCCGGCGGAGGTTCTCCGAAATAGCGGCTGAGGGTGGTTACCTCGGGGCGATCGGACTCACCGGACGCGATGTAGAGTTCCTGAAGAAGTTGGCGGAGGTGGTGGAGACGGAGGCCAGTTTGATTCCCTTAAGGGCGGCTGTCGAGGGCGAGTTCGGACCGCTGGAGATTCGAGGAGGGTACAGGACCGTGGAGCTCGGGCCGGCGTCGGTGTGTACCTTCTACTTCGACCCGGAAGTCGTCGCGCGTAATAGTCTCCTATGCAAGATCGTGGACAGCACCGAGAGTGTGGAAGAAGCCCACGAACGCATCCGGGAGGAGCTCGACATCAAAACCGAACTCGACTGGGAGCGTGAGAGGGCCGAGCGCTGA
- a CDS encoding RsmB/NOP family class I SAM-dependent RNA methyltransferase, with protein sequence MSLSRQELTARVFVEWEGTRRSLRECVKKVLLNEGVRDHRVWGTIHAYCFELMKHLRTVDAFLEATIRNARLFDLDLWVRNALRVGTFEMKFNGVKPAIATNEAVKIVVERAGGPARFVNAVLYDVEQLELSDVLDRARDTVELLSIEYSHPEWFVKHLMDLLGENELTKLMDANNREPERYLRVNAHMVDPDKAILALEDDGVIVEEDPDLPLMLRVVDYDVPPVRTEPYRRGWVAYQDKASAAAAYALRPEPGDRVLDACAAPGGKSAYLYALTEGEIELTCVDVNPKRLREMRRNFRRWRVEARLRRTDSSRLYRETDETFDLALVDPPCSSSGAYVRAPEAKWTVKWRHVKRYARGQLSILRGVAPLVERALVYSTCSVTVVEDESVVRRFLREFDEFDVEEPLRFGSPGFESWMNERYPWADRVRRFWPHRHRTEGFFVARLVRG encoded by the coding sequence TTGAGCCTCAGCAGACAGGAACTTACGGCACGCGTATTCGTCGAGTGGGAGGGGACGCGACGTTCGCTTCGTGAGTGCGTTAAGAAGGTGCTGCTGAACGAAGGAGTCCGGGACCATCGCGTCTGGGGCACCATCCACGCGTACTGCTTCGAGCTGATGAAGCACCTCCGCACGGTCGACGCGTTCCTGGAGGCGACGATACGGAACGCGAGGCTTTTCGACCTTGATTTGTGGGTTAGGAACGCCCTCAGGGTCGGTACGTTCGAGATGAAATTCAACGGCGTGAAGCCCGCGATCGCCACGAACGAGGCCGTGAAAATCGTCGTGGAGCGTGCCGGGGGTCCCGCCCGGTTCGTGAACGCCGTCCTCTACGACGTCGAACAGCTCGAGCTTTCCGACGTACTGGATCGGGCTAGGGACACCGTGGAGCTCCTGTCGATCGAGTACTCCCATCCGGAATGGTTCGTCAAGCACCTGATGGACCTACTGGGTGAAAACGAGCTGACGAAGTTGATGGACGCTAACAACCGCGAGCCCGAGCGTTACCTTCGAGTTAACGCTCACATGGTGGATCCGGACAAGGCCATACTGGCGCTGGAGGACGACGGGGTAATCGTGGAGGAAGATCCAGACTTACCGCTCATGCTGCGGGTAGTGGATTATGACGTACCTCCCGTCAGGACCGAGCCTTACCGCCGAGGTTGGGTGGCCTATCAGGATAAGGCGTCCGCGGCCGCCGCTTACGCGCTGCGGCCGGAGCCCGGAGATCGTGTGCTCGACGCTTGTGCGGCTCCCGGTGGGAAGTCGGCGTACTTGTACGCTCTGACGGAAGGCGAGATCGAGCTCACGTGCGTAGACGTGAACCCCAAGCGCCTTAGGGAGATGCGTCGTAACTTCCGCCGATGGAGGGTCGAAGCCAGGCTTCGCAGGACGGACTCATCCCGGCTCTACCGTGAAACCGACGAGACGTTCGACCTTGCTCTCGTGGACCCACCCTGTTCGAGCTCCGGGGCTTACGTTCGGGCACCTGAGGCCAAGTGGACCGTCAAGTGGAGACACGTGAAGAGATACGCCCGCGGCCAGCTCTCGATTCTCCGTGGCGTCGCGCCGCTGGTGGAAAGAGCCCTCGTGTACTCCACGTGCTCGGTCACCGTAGTGGAGGACGAGTCCGTGGTACGCCGCTTCTTGCGCGAGTTCGACGAATTCGACGTGGAAGAACCTCTCAGGTTCGGCTCGCCCGGCTTCGAGTCCTGGATGAACGAGAGATACCCCTGGGCGGATCGAGTACGCAGGTTCTGGCCTCATCGTCACCGTACGGAGGGATTCTTCGTAGCTCGGCTGGTCCGGGGATAG
- a CDS encoding CBS domain-containing protein produces the protein MKAEMWATKEYPKVKPEDGLEQAVRELARYSEYTAVVVNGSDRLVGLVTSNDIARGLTAGAETVEEVCRSPESISPSDPITKAVEILTDSDLTLVPLEEDMRVVGVVTLRTVVELMSNLYDTPARDLLEKIQENVPGISWDEFIEAATMVFNRELNRDLTPEEFERKIGDRTFGYVLWLMGGLENLFIYLFKLGEAVVARKVAKRRRELRGM, from the coding sequence ATGAAAGCCGAGATGTGGGCCACTAAAGAGTACCCTAAAGTGAAACCCGAGGACGGTCTCGAGCAGGCTGTCCGAGAGCTCGCGAGGTACTCCGAGTACACGGCTGTCGTGGTGAACGGTTCGGATCGTTTGGTCGGCTTAGTAACGTCCAACGACATCGCTCGAGGACTCACCGCTGGCGCCGAGACGGTCGAGGAAGTATGCCGATCGCCGGAGTCGATCTCTCCCTCCGACCCTATCACGAAGGCCGTGGAAATCCTTACGGACTCCGACCTCACGCTCGTCCCACTGGAGGAAGACATGCGGGTGGTCGGTGTCGTTACGCTCAGGACCGTCGTCGAGCTCATGTCTAACCTTTACGACACGCCGGCGCGGGATCTACTGGAGAAGATTCAAGAGAACGTGCCTGGAATATCATGGGATGAGTTCATCGAAGCAGCCACGATGGTATTCAACCGCGAATTAAATCGAGATCTTACGCCCGAGGAGTTCGAGCGTAAGATAGGTGATAGGACGTTCGGATACGTACTATGGCTCATGGGGGGTCTAGAAAACCTCTTTATTTACCTGTTTAAACTCGGGGAGGCCGTGGTCGCCAGGAAGGTTGCCAAGCGCAGACGCGAGCTCAGGGGGATGTAA
- a CDS encoding cell division FtsA domain-containing protein, whose translation MIAVDLGTEVISAAVGRLRNGNLMVKGYSERYILDPTIMERGNVRYVKGVSRIVKKTVEEALRDAGVSPSDVEGIGLSMTGDKFTMVEAEASVSPEGKLRMDDIGYALAHRLEFSPENWPVSVDIVDLKVDGAEVDPRELGADHPDGLIGSQVSYLQFRAIVSNTSLGLINNIERIARLLNMKLITISVEPLAVAKAIRDYKIESCLLIDSGGGTTDISVVRDTLVEVCHSIKVGGRDFTLAIANDLGLTYEEAENIKKKVNSPMADSELSRYDLTRREVLEIIEEVAEYVRDAVRSAVKSIIRSLDMNVPERVELYGGGVLLDQAETAVREAILDAYRDYLGIVPKVEMLEASKIPHIGKQLAGPMRVVAVSVLRDTALCQQCSGRDVKVVIDEFRAPEGRYYLEVGGQIEDSVKIPRKTGLKEAIISAIKEIILMQPAPVTAELRGRAYAGTVTIKFEGADSTDDVDGVKVNVSGSEVGDTVDTLPKEYKIVQVKEMGPILIPVDELHEVEGGVSETAGNITGLKEGLDDSGGNEPR comes from the coding sequence GTGATCGCCGTAGACTTGGGTACCGAGGTGATTTCAGCCGCCGTAGGGCGGCTCAGGAATGGTAACTTGATGGTCAAGGGGTACAGTGAGCGGTACATTCTCGACCCCACGATCATGGAGCGAGGGAACGTCAGATACGTGAAGGGCGTGAGCCGGATAGTCAAGAAAACAGTCGAAGAAGCGCTTCGTGATGCAGGGGTCAGTCCTTCGGACGTAGAGGGAATCGGATTATCGATGACGGGAGACAAGTTTACTATGGTGGAAGCGGAAGCTAGCGTGAGTCCCGAAGGAAAGCTTCGCATGGATGACATAGGATACGCGCTGGCGCACCGCTTGGAGTTCTCCCCCGAGAACTGGCCCGTCTCCGTCGATATAGTGGATCTCAAGGTCGATGGTGCAGAAGTAGACCCAAGAGAACTCGGGGCAGACCACCCAGATGGTCTCATCGGATCCCAGGTCTCTTACTTGCAGTTCAGAGCCATAGTATCGAACACAAGCTTGGGACTCATCAATAACATAGAGCGCATCGCCAGGCTTCTTAATATGAAGTTAATCACGATTTCGGTCGAACCCCTCGCCGTAGCCAAAGCGATCAGGGACTATAAAATCGAGAGCTGTCTCCTAATTGATTCCGGAGGAGGTACTACAGACATCTCTGTCGTGCGTGACACGCTTGTGGAAGTGTGTCATTCCATTAAAGTCGGCGGACGTGATTTCACCTTAGCCATAGCTAATGATTTGGGACTCACATATGAAGAAGCGGAAAATATCAAAAAGAAGGTCAATTCACCGATGGCCGACTCGGAACTTTCGCGGTACGACCTCACCCGCCGTGAGGTGTTGGAGATTATCGAGGAGGTTGCGGAGTACGTCCGGGACGCCGTGAGATCGGCTGTTAAGAGCATCATCAGGAGCTTAGATATGAACGTCCCGGAGCGGGTCGAGTTGTACGGAGGAGGGGTCTTGCTCGACCAAGCTGAAACGGCCGTCCGGGAGGCCATTCTCGACGCCTACCGTGATTACCTGGGAATAGTACCCAAGGTGGAGATGCTCGAAGCTTCGAAGATACCACACATCGGAAAGCAACTCGCGGGACCCATGCGTGTAGTGGCGGTCTCCGTACTCCGCGATACCGCCCTGTGTCAGCAGTGCTCCGGTCGTGACGTGAAAGTGGTCATCGACGAGTTCCGCGCTCCCGAAGGTCGGTATTACCTCGAAGTAGGGGGCCAGATCGAGGATTCCGTAAAGATCCCGAGGAAGACGGGGCTGAAAGAAGCCATCATCAGCGCCATTAAGGAAATAATCCTGATGCAACCAGCGCCCGTAACAGCGGAACTCCGTGGTCGGGCGTACGCTGGTACGGTAACCATCAAGTTCGAAGGAGCAGACAGCACGGACGACGTCGACGGCGTTAAGGTGAACGTCAGTGGGTCGGAAGTGGGAGATACCGTGGACACGCTTCCGAAGGAGTACAAAATAGTTCAAGTTAAGGAGATGGGGCCCATTCTCATCCCGGTAGACGAACTTCATGAGGTCGAGGGTGGAGTAAGTGAGACGGCAGGCAACATTACTGGTCTTAAGGAGGGGCTGGACGATTCCGGAGGTAATGAGCCTCGTTAA
- a CDS encoding DUF2209 domain-containing protein, with protein sequence MNIVGVDVSGRHAEDDGHYNRITACVSAEVDGFNVFTVRDVNVFVVCTCEPPNLRTLTEEVSRALNGLDKDDEYMVVAEPGEFFGEPEWRVSALLGAPFKYAETVAEREVVEMAHKLAYGVYRGVKMGLKVAQSPSGGFG encoded by the coding sequence GTGAATATCGTCGGTGTCGACGTCTCGGGCCGACACGCGGAGGATGACGGGCACTATAATAGGATCACGGCCTGCGTGTCGGCCGAGGTGGATGGGTTCAACGTGTTTACGGTCAGGGATGTGAACGTGTTCGTCGTGTGTACTTGCGAGCCCCCGAACCTGCGGACACTGACCGAGGAGGTCTCCCGGGCCCTTAATGGCCTAGACAAGGACGACGAGTACATGGTGGTGGCGGAGCCGGGTGAGTTCTTCGGAGAACCGGAGTGGAGGGTCTCGGCCCTTCTAGGAGCCCCGTTCAAGTATGCCGAGACCGTAGCCGAGCGAGAGGTAGTGGAAATGGCGCATAAGCTCGCCTACGGAGTCTACAGAGGTGTGAAGATGGGGTTGAAGGTTGCCCAGTCGCCCTCGGGCGGTTTTGGTTGA
- a CDS encoding thiamine pyrophosphate-dependent enzyme, giving the protein MRPEEALLALREVLEERDRVIVDLGDHTIAAAKVGLDPDGGTGALGGSMSVALGHCLRIDDGRVYCIVGDGGFFMHLHTLATVTQNRNRFENLTVVVVTDEVWGMTGGQENPAVHTSPAEIARSMGFDPAETAESVEEALEVLKRCRKEGPSLVEMRCRPITYL; this is encoded by the coding sequence TTGCGGCCGGAGGAGGCTCTCCTCGCACTTCGGGAGGTCTTGGAAGAGAGAGATCGAGTGATCGTGGACTTAGGTGATCACACCATTGCCGCTGCTAAAGTAGGCTTGGATCCGGACGGAGGCACGGGCGCGTTGGGCGGCTCGATGTCCGTGGCGTTGGGTCACTGCCTCAGGATCGACGATGGGAGGGTTTACTGTATCGTCGGCGACGGTGGATTCTTCATGCATTTGCACACTTTGGCTACCGTAACTCAGAACCGCAACCGCTTCGAGAACCTGACGGTAGTGGTCGTAACCGACGAGGTGTGGGGAATGACGGGAGGCCAGGAGAACCCTGCCGTTCACACCTCACCGGCCGAGATAGCCCGCTCCATGGGTTTCGATCCAGCCGAGACCGCCGAAAGCGTCGAAGAGGCACTGGAGGTGCTGAAGAGGTGTCGGAAGGAAGGACCGAGTTTAGTGGAGATGAGGTGTCGACCGATCACCTACCTGTAG